One segment of Paenibacillus rhizovicinus DNA contains the following:
- a CDS encoding sugar phosphate nucleotidyltransferase, translated as MKAVILAGGTGTRLRPLTKLLNKHLLPVGRMPMISYGLISLQAAGISDILLVTGPDALGDFASFLGSGKDYGVSLTYRIQEEAGGIAQALELAQPFIGGDDKFIVLLGDNLFEEPLKPHLDAFRAQPDGAMVLLKQVPDPERYGVPVFDVDGHIVHIDEKPSAPQTDSCVTGIYMYDGTVFDLIGALSPSQRGELEITDVNNGYAAKGKLAYRHLSGWWTDAGTFGSLLEASRKLMGDLP; from the coding sequence TTGAAAGCTGTTATCTTGGCCGGCGGGACGGGAACGCGGCTTCGGCCTCTGACGAAACTGCTGAACAAGCATCTGCTGCCGGTTGGAAGGATGCCGATGATCAGCTATGGCCTGATCAGTCTGCAGGCCGCGGGCATTTCAGATATTTTGCTGGTCACGGGACCGGACGCGCTTGGCGATTTCGCTTCGTTTCTCGGCAGCGGCAAAGATTATGGAGTATCGCTTACTTACCGGATTCAGGAAGAAGCGGGCGGCATTGCGCAGGCGCTGGAGCTGGCGCAGCCGTTCATCGGCGGCGACGACAAATTTATCGTGCTGCTGGGCGACAATTTGTTCGAGGAACCGCTTAAGCCTCATCTGGACGCTTTTCGCGCGCAGCCGGACGGCGCGATGGTCTTGCTGAAGCAGGTGCCCGATCCGGAACGTTACGGCGTGCCGGTGTTTGACGTTGACGGGCATATCGTCCACATCGACGAGAAGCCGTCGGCGCCGCAAACGGACAGCTGCGTCACGGGCATCTACATGTACGACGGCACGGTCTTCGATCTCATCGGCGCGTTGTCTCCTTCGCAGCGCGGCGAGCTGGAAATTACGGACGTCAACAATGGCTATGCGGCCAAAGGCAAGCTGGCATATCGGCATCTCAGCGGCTGGTGGACGGATGCCGGGACGTTCGGATCCTTGCTGGAAGCAAGCCGGAAACTGATGGGTGATCTCCCATGA
- a CDS encoding glycosyltransferase family 2 protein has product MHSSRRSGNIRSRSTRSGGGSGTRASKGASAGSGSRNGGKGSPMPKKAAVPDQTGGGGLAGALKTAYMAGFAEGAALLRSGAALDGRQAKLRMNEHWTQRSLRGGRESRAGNPLKRGQAYADGFAAGLRQPGGMWVPVALTRTAAAVVLAGPGTGTEAVRQLLRLPFEDIIVVLEGAGEESFARFRAMPEISVYHTPARLGTDVGRSVGARMTTAELVLFADGNIPVAAEQLAAMLAEAHAGHDLVLADVSGQLGAFRRWDEAARIRAFMNWSLGRPELSANSAAVLPHVWTRSAMERVGLPALAVPPMAHRAALEQKLRICCSPVSSLKSVVWGAGGGAFSEAGLKLSAGDHIEALRAAMREKGARLSLPDGVRRRLEAGGGVR; this is encoded by the coding sequence ATGCATTCGTCGAGAAGGTCCGGCAACATCAGGAGCAGAAGCACCCGGAGCGGCGGCGGAAGCGGCACCCGCGCAAGCAAGGGCGCTAGCGCCGGCAGCGGCAGCAGAAACGGCGGCAAAGGAAGTCCTATGCCGAAGAAAGCCGCCGTGCCGGATCAAACGGGCGGAGGCGGATTAGCGGGAGCGCTGAAAACCGCCTATATGGCCGGCTTCGCGGAAGGCGCCGCGCTGCTTCGAAGCGGAGCTGCGCTTGACGGCCGGCAAGCCAAACTGCGCATGAACGAGCATTGGACGCAGCGCTCCTTGCGGGGAGGGAGAGAATCCCGCGCCGGGAATCCGCTGAAACGCGGTCAAGCGTATGCGGACGGATTCGCCGCGGGTCTGCGCCAGCCCGGCGGCATGTGGGTGCCCGTCGCGTTGACGAGGACCGCCGCCGCCGTCGTGCTGGCAGGTCCGGGGACAGGGACCGAGGCGGTCCGGCAGCTGCTCCGGCTGCCGTTCGAGGACATAATCGTCGTGCTGGAGGGGGCTGGCGAAGAGAGCTTTGCCCGATTCAGAGCCATGCCGGAGATCAGCGTCTACCATACCCCGGCAAGGCTGGGCACGGATGTGGGCCGGTCGGTCGGCGCGCGGATGACGACAGCCGAGCTCGTGCTGTTCGCCGACGGGAACATTCCGGTCGCGGCAGAGCAGCTCGCGGCGATGCTGGCGGAGGCGCATGCCGGGCACGACCTAGTGCTGGCCGACGTAAGCGGACAGCTGGGCGCGTTCCGCCGCTGGGACGAAGCGGCGCGGATCCGGGCATTCATGAACTGGTCGCTGGGCAGACCGGAGCTGAGCGCCAATTCCGCCGCCGTGCTGCCGCATGTCTGGACGCGCTCGGCGATGGAACGCGTCGGGCTGCCGGCGCTCGCCGTGCCCCCGATGGCGCATCGGGCGGCATTGGAACAGAAGCTGCGCATTTGCTGCAGTCCCGTCTCTTCGCTGAAATCCGTCGTTTGGGGAGCCGGCGGCGGAGCGTTCTCCGAAGCGGGGTTGAAGCTGTCGGCAGGCGACCATATCGAAGCACTGCGGGCCGCGATGCGCGAGAAGGGCGCCAGACTGTCGCTGCCCGACGGGGTCCGGCGCAGGCTTGAAGCAGGAGGAGGCGTCCGATGA
- a CDS encoding GT-D fold domain-containing protein, translating to MTPLKMTTITAKAAPANPVKPAAKPAAAVSRPAVRTEAGSGAKTAVKRSTAGSGSGAAAAGPRLPGNAPKSKKQRAEGAKRTRARKGTGAKRRGRPRRWRKRPGDQAVSALLPTDHDQQDGMPPRDNYQENAYTAGYELGLYEGGELLLEQAMPVNMLLPEVTLREVIAMGAEHIRHLCQPLLDVHQVFAEMEAAIAEQRPCSVVRLGDGELLTLAQEGVYDAATIQREGGFLPYAGVRPPDLNARDQLAESVRQAHIVGVPLSRRKHFQPLLHPVLRSHHLAPAGMRLTTSAVNYSLHQAGLLNTLLSGKQLLIIGNVAPALAHVLSQRGFHVSGVISPVRGVDDVERVMNEIRGSEFNLALVSAGIAAVILCTRIARELGKTALDFGHMADGIVRGKYAL from the coding sequence ATGACCCCCTTGAAGATGACGACGATTACTGCCAAAGCTGCTCCGGCTAATCCGGTTAAGCCGGCTGCTAAACCGGCAGCCGCCGTATCGCGGCCGGCCGTTCGGACCGAAGCCGGGAGCGGGGCGAAAACCGCGGTCAAGCGCAGCACGGCCGGCTCCGGCTCAGGAGCGGCAGCCGCGGGACCCCGCTTGCCTGGGAACGCGCCCAAATCCAAAAAGCAGCGTGCCGAAGGCGCGAAACGGACAAGGGCCCGGAAAGGAACAGGAGCTAAGCGCCGCGGCCGCCCCCGGAGATGGAGAAAGCGGCCGGGCGATCAAGCCGTTTCGGCGCTGCTGCCGACGGACCACGACCAGCAGGACGGCATGCCCCCGAGAGACAACTATCAGGAGAACGCCTATACGGCGGGCTATGAGCTCGGTCTGTACGAAGGCGGCGAGCTGCTGCTGGAACAGGCGATGCCGGTCAACATGCTGCTGCCCGAAGTCACCTTGCGGGAAGTGATCGCAATGGGAGCGGAGCATATCCGGCATCTGTGTCAGCCGCTGCTGGATGTGCATCAGGTTTTTGCGGAAATGGAGGCGGCGATCGCCGAGCAGCGTCCTTGCTCCGTCGTTCGGCTGGGGGACGGCGAGCTGCTGACGCTTGCCCAGGAAGGCGTTTACGATGCGGCGACCATTCAGCGCGAAGGCGGCTTCCTGCCCTACGCCGGGGTCAGGCCGCCCGACTTGAACGCGAGAGACCAGCTGGCGGAATCCGTCCGGCAGGCTCATATCGTCGGCGTGCCGCTGTCGCGGCGGAAACATTTTCAACCTTTGCTGCATCCCGTGCTGCGCAGCCATCATTTGGCACCGGCCGGCATGCGGCTGACGACCTCGGCCGTTAATTACAGCCTGCATCAGGCAGGCTTGCTGAACACGCTGCTGTCGGGCAAGCAGCTGCTGATCATCGGCAACGTGGCGCCGGCGCTTGCTCATGTGCTTAGCCAGCGCGGTTTTCATGTATCCGGCGTGATCAGTCCGGTCAGAGGCGTGGATGACGTAGAACGGGTGATGAACGAGATCAGGGGAAGCGAGTTCAATCTGGCGCTTGTGTCCGCAGGCATCGCCGCTGTTATTCTCTGCACCCGGATTGCGCGTGAGCTGGGCAAGACCGCGCTCGATTTCGGCCATATGGCCGACGGTATCGTGAGAGGGAAATATGCGCTGTAA
- a CDS encoding glycosyltransferase family 2 protein, producing the protein MSGMTSIIIPTYNGLQLLQNAVAAVRLYTDPVQTPFEIIVVDNGSGDGTAAWCVREGVTCVSVARNTGFPTACNKGMRAANGDYFLLLNNDVTVSYGWLHGLRQALDGSADAGIVGPVTNYASGRQQVDHPFETMDDFHRIAADVFVRDARAHEPILRLVGFCMLFPRTLYERIGELDERFSPGHYEDDDYCFRARMHGFSLLMCRNVFVHHQGSVSFKRNGAQEVSQLVERNRALFIAKWQVDPANFM; encoded by the coding sequence ATGAGCGGCATGACGAGCATTATTATTCCGACGTATAACGGGCTGCAGCTCTTGCAAAATGCGGTCGCTGCCGTTCGGCTGTACACGGATCCCGTGCAGACCCCGTTCGAAATCATCGTCGTCGATAACGGCTCGGGGGACGGCACCGCCGCATGGTGCGTCCGGGAAGGCGTGACCTGCGTCTCGGTCGCGCGCAACACCGGGTTTCCGACGGCATGCAACAAAGGGATGCGAGCGGCGAACGGCGATTACTTCCTGCTGCTGAACAATGACGTCACCGTGTCGTACGGCTGGCTGCACGGCTTGCGGCAGGCGCTTGACGGCAGCGCGGACGCGGGCATCGTCGGGCCTGTAACCAACTATGCGAGCGGCAGGCAGCAGGTGGATCATCCCTTCGAGACGATGGATGATTTTCACCGCATCGCGGCGGATGTATTCGTTCGCGATGCGCGGGCGCATGAGCCGATCTTGCGGCTGGTCGGGTTCTGCATGCTGTTTCCCCGCACGCTGTACGAGCGGATCGGGGAGCTGGATGAGCGGTTCTCGCCCGGCCATTACGAGGACGACGATTATTGCTTCCGCGCGCGCATGCACGGCTTCAGCCTGCTGATGTGCAGGAACGTCTTCGTTCATCACCAGGGCAGCGTGAGCTTCAAACGGAACGGCGCTCAAGAAGTTTCGCAGCTCGTAGAACGCAACCGGGCGCTCTTCATTGCAAAATGGCAGGTCGATCCTGCGAATTTCATGTAA